The DNA region AATCCACTTATGTCTTTCGATGTGCAGAGAGTTTAGCCAATCATTATTTTCCAAATGAAACTCATGTATCATTTTCTTCCAATTCTCTTCACACTCTTCAATTGTTATCGAGTTATAGACAATGTTATTCAACGCCTTCTTAATGCTTTTATATTCAGCGTGAGCACCAAATTTAGTAGGGAgcttcttcattatatgccaaaGACAATAACGATGTTGGGTGTTTGGAAAAACTGTTTTAATGGCAATAGCCATCGATCGACATTGATCGGTGATTATTGCTTTTGGAGCACGTCCATGCATACACGTCAACCATGCCTTAAAAAGCCAAGTGAATGACGCCACATCCTCGCTAGATAATAAACCACATCCTAGCAAAATAGATTGGCCATGATGGTTAACTCCGACGAACGGAGCAAAAGGCATGTCATAGCGGTTCGTCAGGTACGTTGTGTCAAAGGTAATTACATCAGAAAAGTAATCGTAAGAAGCCCTGCATCTCGCATCAGCCCAGAAAACATTCCTCATACGTGAGTCCTCGTCAAGATCAAAGgtgtaatgaaaatttaaacatCTGTTTTGCATCTGGGAGAAATAATGAGAAACAGCTTCAGCATCACCATTTCCTAACCTCGACCTCCTAGCTTCTGAGATAAAATTCCGACATGTTCTCtcatcaaatttcaaattatcataccctccagcttcaactacaaTTGATTGGAAACTTTTAGCCAATgttattccagcttcatcgtttAATTGCAATCTTCTCTGCGCACTTGGATCTAAAACCTTGTGAGATCTAATATGTCTAGAATTTGAAGGACTCAACGGATGATTATGCTGAAGAATGACACTACTAAtctgaaaatcaaaatcattccTCACAACAATGTTGATCCTGGCCTTACAATCGGTCTTGGTGGAAGGTCTAAGTTGAAATATATTCTTCCCCCTTGGCGTAAACGAACCACTTTTTGCACATCCAATAGAGAAAAATTTCTGTTTTCCATCTGGTCCATTCCTTGTTCCCAACTTTCGGACTCCAAAACCCATTGATTGTGCATACAATCTATAAAATTCTCGAAGGTCATTTTCAGAAACAAACGACATCCCAAACTTAGGAATTTTGTCTTCAGTACATTGAGATGATGGTTCATCCATAGGGCTACATAAGAATACAAAAAACAGAAATCAACACATGAACAATCACAAAACAACAGAAAAACGTGAATCTTttgaaacaaacaaaagaacaataaaacgcattaaaatatagtttaaaacacggaacaacatattacaataatacaaatgacaatagaatattaacatttcgagtaacttaaatatttacaacACATGACAACAACGTATACAAATACAGGACATCATAGTTTAGGACACGGGACATCATAGTATAAGACACGGGacaacataaaacaaaacagaggacaacacaagccaacaaaaatattaacagttttacACAGGTTTTTAAAAACAACATAATATTAACAGTCTAACtacataaacaacaaaaagatATACCTATTTATGTCCCCAATTGTTGGTAGGTTATTTTCAGAAATGAACGACATCCCAACATTGGGAATTTTGTCTTCGGTACATGGTGATGATGGTTCATCCATAGGGCTACATAagacaaaaaagagaaatcagcataaagaatacatgacaacacatgaacaacatattacagTAATACATGACAACATATTGGATAAAATGCAGAAAGACATATTggataaaacaaatgaaaacgcaaaaaaaaaatagtttaaaacactgaacaacatattacaataacacaaatgacatcagaatattaatatttagagCAACTTCAATATTTACAcgggacaacatagtttaagacacgggacatcatagtttaagacacgggacaacatagAAAAAAACATAGGACAACACaagccaacaaaaatattaacagttttatacaggttctggaaaataacaaaaatattaacaattttatacaGGTTCCAGCTACATATTGGTTCCTACACATAACAATCACATAACGACAGAAAAACGTGAATCCAAGAAACAAACAGAAGaacaataaaacaaagaaaaaagtaaGCTATGATGGCAGAGAAGATATaccattagaagaagaagctaatCGGACAGTCGGACAATGACGAAGACGAATCTAAACAAAACGCAAGGAGAAgacgacgaggatgaagacgaaaCTAAAGAACGGAAGAacgacgaggatgaagacgcAAGAACAGTAAGAAGTTAAacgacgaggatgaagacgaatctaaagcgcggatgaagacgaatctaaaacgcggatgaagacgaatctaaagcgcggatgaagacgaatctaaagCGC from Impatiens glandulifera chromosome 5, dImpGla2.1, whole genome shotgun sequence includes:
- the LOC124939563 gene encoding protein FAR1-RELATED SEQUENCE 5-like — encoded protein: MYVHGENVEQIMNQHSLVLCMEDSFLPNMSSFQASISLACWQTASPMDEPSSPCTEDKIPNVGMSFISENNLPTIGDINSPMDEPSSQCTEDKIPKFGMSFVSENDLREFYRLYAQSMGFGVRKLGTRNGPDGKQKFFSIGCAKSGSFTPRGKNIFQLRPSTKTDCKARINIVVRNDFDFQISSVILQHNHPLSPSNSRHIRSHKVLDPSAQRRLQLNDEAGITLAKSFQSIVVEAGGYDNLKFDERTCRNFISEARRSRLGNGDAEAVSHYFSQMQNRCLNFHYTFDLDEDSRMRNVFWADARCRASYDYFSDVITFDTTYLTNRYDMPFAPFVGVNHHGQSILLGCGLLSSEDVASFTWLFKAWLTCMHGRAPKAIITDQCRSMAIAIKTVFPNTQHRYCLWHIMKKLPTKFGAHAEYKSIKKALNNIVYNSITIEECEENWKKMIHEFHLENNDWLNSLHIERHKWIPVYVRCHFWAGMSTSQRSESINSFFDDYVTSTTSLKQFVEQFDRALKKNIETENKLDFQSFNSVIPIVSGYSLEMQFQSVYTNDIFKLCQNEFKGLMFCDTSIIEYNGTTYVFGVSESILGINGQHLRDFSYKVQYNSVLVTLKCQCQMFEFRGLLCRHILAVLNRMKVNQVPAYYILDRWRKDLKRGYQIFTNIYDSDMK